In Lactiplantibacillus pentosus, the sequence GATTAATTACAAATGAGGTGCACAGATGGAAGCGATGCGAATATCAGAAACATTATCAATTAGCAATCACCGGGTCTTTTCAGCTGACCTGAACGAACATGATACCGTCTTTGGGGGCAAAATTCTGGCGACAATCGATGATAATTCATCGATTGCGGCGTCGCGGGTCGCCAGAATTGAAACGGTGACGGTCTCAGTCGACCAGGTCAACTTTTTATTGCCGTTTCGTTTGCAGGATTCGATGTGTGCCGAATCCTATGTCTCTGGCGTTGGTCACCGGTCAATTGAGGTCTTCACCAAAATTATCGGTGAACACTTAAAGACCGGCGAGCGCTTTTTAGGACTGACGTGTTTTTCAACGTTTGTCGTTACCGACCGTAATGTCGTTTTGCCGGACTTGACTGCTGACAAACCAGAGTATGCTTATGTGGCGGATGGCTATCAGGAGCGGCAAGCACAACGGTTGGCGAAATTAAAACGGCAACGCGCATTCAATGCCCATATCAGCGTTGAATTGCCTTGGTAATTGGTTTGAATTGACAAACGTTGTGGGACTTGTTAAATTAAGAGTATCAAATTTAGGAGGGGTGCTTGATGTCGGTCAGTCGTTAGGGTGTTTGTTGGACGAAAAAAGTGGGTGCGACCCGCTTAGTTTCGTGTACCCTAATGTGACGAATGACCACGGCATTTTAGTACGCCGCACGGTTTTGCGCACAGTGGGCTCACTGGGCGCATTTTTTTATCGCAAAGCATTGGGGTTAGTCACTTTGCGAAAGGATAAAACATTGACAATTAATTTAACAGAATACGGCTTAAA encodes:
- a CDS encoding acyl-CoA thioesterase, which produces MEAMRISETLSISNHRVFSADLNEHDTVFGGKILATIDDNSSIAASRVARIETVTVSVDQVNFLLPFRLQDSMCAESYVSGVGHRSIEVFTKIIGEHLKTGERFLGLTCFSTFVVTDRNVVLPDLTADKPEYAYVADGYQERQAQRLAKLKRQRAFNAHISVELPW